In one Babylonia areolata isolate BAREFJ2019XMU chromosome 14, ASM4173473v1, whole genome shotgun sequence genomic region, the following are encoded:
- the LOC143289747 gene encoding uncharacterized protein LOC143289747, translated as MDLREAVERSEWHQVVWLVQDSDASQELRHWAIEQTAKHAPERFVRDLLDDTGEHQLDSVLSCLVARHLWRCVGHVLQRPPSDARRRWAVGQALRHADEHDFVNYVLHRCTESDLELVLQDMVSRRLWKPADGAAAAAGDMSVTDQVLCQLVSRGLWRAVGRYLRRDVSPAVRRWALEQAARRAGHGDLVLFVLPGCHGQELELVMSCLVSRGLWMSVGKVLEQGVTVTQHRWALEQAIRHAGDDDFVSYIVPECHGEELELVITHLMSRGLWRAVTKVLQRGISTEQHRWLVEHVSMHASVANFVQHILPECHGEELELAVSHLMSRDICIAQNRWAVEQASVDVSFHGVLPGYQDELEQIITRLVSQHLWKTVGKVLERGIDTAQHRWAVEQASVCASDDDFVNYILPECCTEELEQAVTRLVSRRLWRAVGKVLERGIGTAQYRWAVEESFKHASDEVIVSCVIPHCPEKELEYLIVHIVSQRKLKLLCSVFKRGINRTLLRLAVQQTITYGGEGSFLYYILPQCRDEELEHVITYLVSQGLWLSVGKVLERGISTAQHRWAVERASMYASENIFVRHIYPRCCIEEVEQAITHLVSRGLWEAVGKVLERGVSTEQRRWAVEQASLHASDAEFILYILPRCHDEELEQVITHLVSRGLWRAVGKMLVRGVSTEQCRWAVEQARMHASDAEFILYILPRCHDEELEQVITHLVSRGLWRAVGKVLERGVSTEQRRWAVEQASLHASDAEFILYILPECHEEELEQAITHLVSRGLWEAVGKVLVRGVSTEQRRWAVEQAIMHASDAEFILCILPECHEEELEHAVTHLVSRGLWRAVGKVLERGVSTEQRKWAVEQARMQASDLEFILYILPGCHDEELEQAITHLVSRGLWRAVGKVLVRGVSTEQRRWAVEQASLHASDDEFIDYILPECHDEELEQAITHLVSRGLWEAVGEVLERGVSTEQRRWAVEQASLHASDLEFILYILPGCHDEELEQVITHLVSRGLWEAVGMVLERGVSTEQRRWAVEQARMQASHDDFAYYILPECCIEEVEQAVTHLVSGGLWEAVGEVLERAVSTEQRRWAVEQASLLASDAEFILYILPRCHEEELEQAITHLVSRGLWRAVDKVLERGVSTEQCRWAVE; from the coding sequence ATGGATCTGAGAGAAGCAGTAGAACGTTCAGAGTGGCATCAAGTGGTCTGGTTGGTTCAAGACTCTGATGCCAGCCAAGAATTGCGGCACTGGGCCATCGAGCAGACTGCCAAACATGCACCGGAACGATTTGTCCGCGACTTGTTGGATGACACCGGTGAGCATCAGCTGGACTCGGTGCTGTCCTGCCTCGTCGCCAGACATCTGTGGAGATGTGTCGGCCATGTCTTGCAGCGCCCCCCCAGTGACGCCCGACGGAGGTGGGCGGTTGGCCAAGCCCTGCGGCATGCCGATGAACACGACTTTGTCAACTACGTCTTGCATCGTTGCACGGAATCGGATCTGGAGCTGGTGTTGCAGGACATGGTGTCCCGGCGTCTGTGGAAACCAGCGgacggtgctgctgctgctgctggggacATGAGCGTCACAGACCAGGTGTTGTGTCAGTTGGTGTCACGAGGTCTGTGGCGCGCTGTGGGTAGGTATCTGCGGCGAGATGTCAGTCCTGCAGTACGCAGGTGGGCTCTGGAACAGGCCGCGAGACGTGCTGGTCACGGTGACTTGGTTCTCTTTGTATTACCTGGCTGTCATGGCCAGGAACTGGAACTTGTCATGAGCTGCCTGGTGTCACGGGGTCTGTGGATGTCAGTGGGTAAGGTGTTAGAGCAAGGTGtaacagtgacacaacacaggTGGGCTCTTGAACAAGCCATCAGACATGCAGGTGATGACGACTTTGTTTCCTACATAGTCCCTGAGTGTCATGGTGAGGAGCTGGAACTTGTGATAACCCACCTGATGTCACGGGGTCTGTGGAGAGCTGTGACCAAAGTGTTACAGAGAGGtatcagcacagaacagcacaggtgGCTTGTTGAACACGTCAGCATGCATGCAAGTGTTGCTAACTTTGTTCAGCACATATTACCTGAGTGTCATGGTGAGGAGCTGGAACTGGCAGTATCCCACCTGATGTCAAGAGATATTTGCATAGCACAAAACAGGTGGGCTGTTGAACAGGCCAGCGTTGATGTCTCATTTCACGGTGTATTACCAGGGTATCAAGATGAGCTGGAACAAATAATAACCCGTCTGGTGTCACAGCATCTATGGAAAACTGTAGGCAAGGTGTTAGAGAGAGGCatcgacacagcacagcataggtgggctgttgaacaggccagtgtgtgtgcaagtgatgaTGACTTTGTTAACTACATATTACCGGAGTGTTGCACTGAGGAACTAGAACAGGCAGTAACCCGCCTGGTGTCACGGCGTCTGTGGAGAGCTGTAGGCAAGGTGTTAGAGAGAGGCattggcacagcacagtacaggtgGGCTGTTGAGGAATCATTCAAACATGCAAGTGATGAGGTTATTGTTAGCTGTGTAATTCCCCACTGTCCTGAAAAGGAGCTGGAATATTTAATAGTACACATAGTGTCACAGCGTAAGTTGAAGTTACTTTGCAGTGTGTTTAAGAGAGGTATCAACAGAACACTGCTCAGACTGGCTGTTCAACAAACAATTACTTATGGCGGTGAGGGATCCTTTCTTTACTACATATTGCCTCAATGTCGGGATGAAGAATTGGAACATGTAATAACCTACCTGGTATCACAGGGTCTGTGGTTGTCAGTTGGCAAGGTGTTAGAGAGAGgtatcagcacagcacaacacaggtgGGCTGTTGAACGGGCCAGCATGTATGCAAGTGAAAATATCTTTGTTCGTCACATATATCCTCGTTGTTGCATTGAGGAAGTGGAACAGGCAATAACCCACCTGGTGTCACGGGGTCTGTGGGAAGCTGTAGGCAAGGTGTTAGAGAGAGGTGTCAGCACAGAACAGCGAAGGTGGGCTGTTGAACAGGCCAGTCTGCATGCAAGTGATGCTGAATTCATTCTCTACATATTACCTAGATGTCATGATGAGGAGCTGGAACAGGTTATAACCCACCTGGTGTCACGGGGTCTGTGGAGAGCTGTAGGCAAGATGTTAGTGAGAGGTGTCAGCACAGAACAGTGTAGGTGGGCTGTTGAGCAGGCCAGAATGCATGCAAGTGATGCTGAATTCATTCTCTACATATTACCTAGATGTCATGATGAGGAGCTGGAACAGGTAATAACCCACCTGGTGTCACGGGGCCTGTGGAGAGCTGTAGGCAAGGTGTTAGAGAGAGGTGTCAGCACAGAACAGCGAAGGTGGGCTGTTGAACAGGCCAGTCTGCATGCAAGTGATGCTGAATTCATTCTCTACATATTACCTGAATGTCATGAGGAGGAGCTGGAACAGGCAATAACCCACCTGGTGTCACGGGGTCTGTGGGAAGCTGTAGGCAAGGTGTTAGTGAGAGGTGTCAGCACAGAACAGCGAAGGTGGGCTGTTGAACAGGCCATAATGCATGCAAGTGATGCTGAATTCATTCTCTGCATATTACCTGAATGTCATGAGGAGGAGCTGGAACATGCAGTAACCCACCTGGTGTCACGGGGTCTGTGGAGAGCTGTAGGCAAGGTGTTAGAGAGAGGTGTCAGCACAGAACAGCGAAAGTGGGCTGTTGAACAGGCCAGAATGCAAGCAAGTGATCTTGAATTCATTCTCTACATATTACCTGGATGTCATGATGAGGAGCTGGAACAGGCAATAACCCACCTGGTGTCACGGGGTCTGTGGAGAGCTGTAGGCAAGGTGTTAGTGAGAGGTGTCAGCACAGAACAGCGAAGGTGGGCTGTTGAACAGGCCAGTCTGCATGCAAGTGATGATGAATTCATTGACTACATATTACCTGAATGTCATGATGAGGAGCTGGAACAGGCAATAACCCACCTGGTGTCACGGGGTCTGTGGGAAGCTGTAGGCGAGGTGTTAGAGAGAGGTGTCAGCACAGAACAGCGAAGGTGGGCTGTTGAACAGGCCAGTCTGCATGCAAGTGATCTTGAATTCATTCTCTACATATTACCTGGATGTCATGATGAGGAGCTGGAACAGGTTATAACCCACCTGGTGTCACGGGGTCTGTGGGAAGCTGTAGGCATGGTGTTAGAGAGAGGTGTCAGCACAGAACAGCGAAGGTGGGCTGTTGAACAGGCCAGAATGCAAGCAAGTCATGATGACTTTGCTTACTACATATTACCCGAGTGTTGCATTGAGGAAGTGGAACAAGCAGTAACCCACCTGGTGTCAGGGGGTCTGTGGGAAGCTGTAGGCGAGGTGTTAGAGAGAGCTGTCAGCACAGAACAGCGAAGGTGGGCTGTTGAACAGGCCAGTCTGCTTGCAAGTGATGCTGAATTCATTCTCTACATATTACCTAGATGTCATGAGGAGGAGCTGGAACAGGCAATAACCCACCTGGTGTCACGGGGTCTGTGGAGAGCTGTAGACAAGGTGTTAGAGAGAGGTGTCAGCACAGAACAGTGTAGGTGGGCTGTTGAATAG